A single region of the Streptomyces caelestis genome encodes:
- a CDS encoding glycosyltransferase family 2 protein: MVVEPTIACVVPCHNEEAAVAKVVRDLRAALPEAVVYVYDNASTDRTAEVARAAGAIVRQEPRKGKGNVIRRAFADVDADAVIIIDGDDTYDASRARDMVDLLFEGPYDQVVGARRVTDDGAYRTGHAVGNKLLTGAVRSLFGNDVTDMLSGYRVFSRRFVKSFPALAREFETETEMTIHALHLRLPTAEVVVDYRVRPAGGESKLRTYRDGWRILRVILDLARRERPSLVHTVIAGILALISVILGAPVIADFVRTGTVPRVPTAILAAAIMTIAALVLLVGYILESLTHMRQEQTRLVHLSYPAPVRTPRYTTHGAGTGPVPVPVRKTMDGP; encoded by the coding sequence GTGGTCGTGGAACCGACGATCGCGTGTGTCGTGCCGTGCCACAACGAGGAGGCGGCCGTCGCCAAGGTGGTCCGCGATCTGCGCGCGGCCCTCCCCGAGGCCGTCGTCTACGTCTACGACAACGCCTCCACCGACCGCACCGCGGAGGTCGCCCGCGCGGCGGGCGCGATCGTCCGGCAGGAGCCCCGCAAGGGCAAGGGCAACGTCATCCGCCGCGCCTTCGCCGATGTCGACGCCGACGCCGTGATCATCATCGACGGCGACGACACCTACGACGCCTCGCGCGCCCGGGACATGGTCGACCTGCTCTTCGAAGGGCCGTACGACCAGGTCGTCGGCGCCCGCCGGGTGACGGACGACGGCGCCTACCGGACCGGGCACGCGGTCGGCAACAAACTGCTCACCGGGGCGGTGCGGTCCCTGTTCGGCAACGACGTGACCGACATGCTCAGCGGCTACCGGGTCTTCTCGCGCCGCTTCGTGAAGTCCTTTCCGGCGCTGGCCCGGGAGTTCGAGACCGAGACCGAGATGACGATCCACGCCCTCCACCTCCGTCTCCCCACGGCCGAGGTGGTCGTGGACTACCGGGTCCGGCCCGCCGGCGGCGAGAGCAAACTGCGCACCTACCGGGACGGCTGGCGCATCCTGCGGGTCATCCTCGACCTGGCGCGCCGTGAGCGTCCCTCCCTCGTCCACACCGTGATCGCCGGCATCCTGGCCCTGATCTCGGTCATCCTCGGCGCCCCCGTCATCGCCGACTTCGTCCGCACGGGCACGGTGCCCCGCGTCCCCACGGCGATCCTCGCCGCCGCGATCATGACCATCGCCGCGCTCGTCCTGCTCGTGGGCTACATCCTCGAGTCGCTCACCCACATGCGGCAGGAGCAGACCCGGCTCGTGCACCTCTCCTACCCGGCCCCCGTCCGCACCCCGCGCTACACCACCCACGGAGCCGGCACCGGCCCCGTTCCCGTCCCCGTCCGGAAAACCATGGACGGCCCCTGA
- a CDS encoding ATP-binding protein, with protein sequence MSQKSLAQITAPTRHFAVQLSATRRGARLARLLTERQLDEWGEPYEAAAQVVAELASNAVLHGRVRGRDFRLRLTLRADRTLRIEVTDAQGDRVPRIPAPGEWDAEGGHGLRIVEAYANRWGVVEAPARGKTVWAELLMTHGDVRESRSRSPRGVRTADGQRLGS encoded by the coding sequence ATGAGCCAGAAATCCCTCGCCCAAATCACCGCCCCCACCCGCCACTTCGCGGTGCAGCTGTCCGCTACTCGAAGGGGTGCTCGACTGGCCCGGCTGCTCACCGAACGTCAACTCGACGAGTGGGGCGAGCCGTACGAGGCCGCCGCACAGGTGGTGGCGGAGCTGGCGTCCAACGCCGTACTGCATGGACGGGTCCGGGGCAGGGACTTCCGGCTGCGACTGACGCTACGAGCCGATCGCACTCTCCGTATCGAGGTCACCGACGCCCAGGGCGACCGGGTCCCGCGCATCCCGGCCCCGGGGGAGTGGGACGCGGAGGGAGGGCACGGCTTGCGCATCGTCGAGGCGTACGCGAACCGGTGGGGCGTGGTGGAGGCACCGGCCCGCGGCAAGACGGTGTGGGCCGAACTGCTCATGACGCACGGGGATGTGCGGGAGTCCCGCTCTCGAAGTCCACGAGGCGTCCGGACGGCCGACGGTCAGCGGCTCGGTTCGTAG
- a CDS encoding GtrA family protein, with protein sequence MTRPVRDAVRGIWREAAKFSAVGALAFVVDNGGYNLLVFGLPGGAEGGPMGATPVQASVVATSAAALFSWAGNRYWTYRHQHREKVAHELGLFLVANGVGLAITAGTVFASRQLLGLDSALSDNTARIFGWMLATLFRFYAYRRYVFVAP encoded by the coding sequence GTGACACGTCCCGTCCGTGATGCCGTACGGGGCATCTGGCGCGAGGCCGCCAAGTTCTCCGCCGTCGGGGCCCTGGCCTTCGTCGTGGACAACGGCGGTTACAACCTGCTGGTCTTCGGGCTGCCCGGCGGCGCGGAGGGCGGGCCGATGGGGGCCACTCCCGTCCAGGCGTCCGTCGTCGCGACGAGCGCCGCCGCGCTGTTCAGCTGGGCCGGGAACCGCTACTGGACCTACCGGCACCAGCACCGCGAGAAGGTGGCCCACGAACTGGGCCTGTTCCTCGTCGCGAACGGCGTCGGTCTCGCCATCACCGCGGGCACGGTCTTCGCGTCCCGGCAGCTGCTCGGGCTCGACTCGGCCCTCAGCGACAACACCGCCCGCATCTTCGGCTGGATGCTCGCGACCCTGTTCCGCTTCTACGCCTACCGGCGTTACGTCTTCGTCGCACCCTGA
- a CDS encoding Lrp/AsnC family transcriptional regulator produces the protein MCRSRRPPRASSSGSSTPLRPARVEPTAAAVSLDEADEALVAVLRRDGRATFSELQNSTGQSESAVKRRLEHLRSTGVLYFDVQHDSESLGHGVRAMLWLTVTPSALDAAGRALAEHSEVRFAAATTGQANLTASVGSSSTGGLYTYLSEKIGALDGVQTVETALTLRRVTHLTYEPSR, from the coding sequence GTGTGTCGGTCTCGTCGGCCTCCGCGAGCAAGTTCCTCCGGGTCCTCCACCCCACTGCGTCCTGCGCGCGTCGAGCCGACGGCTGCCGCCGTCTCCCTCGACGAAGCCGACGAGGCGCTGGTCGCCGTGCTGCGGCGCGACGGACGAGCCACCTTCAGTGAGCTGCAGAACAGCACCGGCCAGTCGGAGTCCGCGGTCAAGCGGCGCCTGGAGCACCTGCGCTCCACGGGTGTCCTCTACTTCGACGTGCAGCACGACAGCGAATCTCTCGGCCACGGCGTCCGCGCGATGCTCTGGCTCACCGTCACCCCCTCCGCGCTCGATGCTGCCGGACGGGCGCTGGCAGAACACTCCGAGGTCCGCTTCGCCGCCGCCACCACCGGCCAGGCCAACCTCACCGCCTCCGTTGGCAGCTCCAGTACGGGCGGGCTCTACACGTACTTGAGCGAGAAGATCGGAGCCCTCGACGGTGTGCAGACCGTGGAGACCGCCCTGACCCTGCGCCGGGTCACACACCTCACCTACGAACCGAGCCGCTGA
- a CDS encoding DUF397 domain-containing protein, with product MTPTPLTWFKSSYSGNDGPDCVEVAISPAPHPTIHIRDSKKKDAARLAFTDGAWSEFLEFAVGR from the coding sequence ATGACGCCCACCCCACTGACGTGGTTCAAGAGCAGCTACAGCGGAAACGACGGCCCTGATTGCGTCGAGGTCGCCATATCCCCCGCCCCCCACCCCACCATCCACATCCGCGACTCCAAGAAAAAGGACGCCGCCCGCCTGGCATTTACCGACGGTGCCTGGTCCGAATTCCTGGAGTTCGCGGTGGGGCGCTGA
- a CDS encoding alpha/beta fold hydrolase, whose product MTKNSTSSTSSTWTGMVPVDDTALAVTDTGGPGIPVVYLNGQFATQGYWRRVIAELGTGWRHITYDERARGKSKRSADYSFEAAVRDVDAVLAARGVERALVVGWSYGAVVGAHWAERNPERAVGAVLVDGAFPYDWLDEAMEQRIRKLFRRLGWFMPLLRPTGLTPRMTAAQQADSNIELGRLSRERELGPVLDGITVPVRYVVASGTSFGSRGDDQERIRTGLDAVTASNPNIRISAKVPSNHGALLKKDFRAIADAVREVAALDGGEH is encoded by the coding sequence ATGACGAAGAACAGCACTTCATCGACCAGTTCGACGTGGACCGGCATGGTGCCGGTCGACGACACGGCCCTGGCCGTCACCGACACCGGCGGTCCCGGGATCCCGGTGGTCTACCTCAACGGCCAGTTCGCCACCCAGGGGTACTGGCGGCGGGTCATCGCCGAACTGGGGACGGGATGGCGGCACATCACCTACGACGAGCGGGCCCGCGGCAAGTCGAAGCGTTCGGCGGACTACTCCTTCGAGGCCGCCGTCCGGGATGTCGACGCCGTTCTCGCGGCCAGGGGCGTGGAGCGGGCGCTGGTGGTCGGCTGGTCCTACGGGGCCGTCGTCGGGGCGCACTGGGCCGAGCGGAACCCGGAGCGTGCCGTGGGCGCGGTCCTGGTCGACGGCGCGTTCCCCTACGACTGGCTGGACGAGGCCATGGAGCAGCGGATCCGGAAGCTGTTCCGGCGGCTGGGCTGGTTCATGCCGCTGCTGCGCCCGACGGGCCTGACCCCGCGGATGACCGCCGCACAGCAGGCCGACAGCAACATCGAACTCGGCAGGCTCTCCCGGGAGCGCGAGCTGGGCCCCGTGCTGGACGGCATCACCGTCCCGGTGCGGTACGTGGTCGCTTCCGGAACGTCCTTCGGAAGCCGCGGTGACGATCAGGAACGGATACGCACCGGCCTCGACGCGGTGACCGCCAGCAACCCGAACATCCGGATCAGCGCGAAGGTCCCCAGCAACCACGGCGCGCTCCTCAAGAAGGACTTCCGGGCCATCGCCGATGCCGTCCGCGAGGTCGCCGCCCTCGACGGCGGGGAGCACTGA
- a CDS encoding sigma-70 factor domain-containing protein: protein MKGYLRLIARVRLLTAEQEVNLGKRIEAGLYAEHLLAEEPGLDLHFRRELALLAEEGHRAKKHLTEANLRLVVSVAKRYTGRGLHFLDLIQEGNTELIEPKHGSCHIGRLVVTGEAVGERQGPALSVAGEVELGRTGRTYVYTRYWRLRLKPILHERRASHSHPICHDH, encoded by the coding sequence GTGAAGGGCTACCTGCGGCTCATCGCCAGGGTCCGGCTGCTGACCGCCGAACAGGAGGTGAACCTGGGCAAGCGCATCGAGGCCGGCCTGTATGCCGAGCACCTCCTCGCCGAAGAACCCGGCCTGGACCTGCACTTCCGCCGGGAACTGGCCCTCCTCGCCGAGGAGGGCCACCGCGCGAAGAAGCACCTCACCGAGGCCAACCTCCGCCTGGTCGTCTCCGTCGCCAAGCGCTACACCGGTCGCGGACTGCACTTCCTGGACCTGATCCAGGAGGGCAACACCGAGCTGATTGAGCCGAAGCACGGTAGTTGTCACATAGGCAGGCTTGTTGTCACCGGCGAGGCCGTGGGTGAACGCCAGGGGCCGGCCCTGTCCGTCGCAGGCGAGGTGGAGCTTGGACGGACGGGGCGTACGTACGTATACACGAGGTATTGGCGCCTGCGGCTGAAACCCATTCTTCACGAGAGGCGCGCATCACACTCTCACCCGATTTGTCATGATCATTAG
- a CDS encoding ADP-ribosylglycohydrolase family protein, whose product MGATAGAVWGRTEQQDFRSRVRGTLLGLAVGDALGAPVDGLGIDGIREAYGAEGLVDLAPAYGRRGAVTHLTQLTLFSVDGLIRAQVRRDTGAWHPPTDLHRAYLRWAATQRDWGPDLRRKDDGWLAREEWLYARRDPSRALLLGLADETMGTPEMPKNPGELGPEAAARSAPFGLLVGWEPQLVAQLAVECAAQTHGHPTAYLAAGAYAVIVHALALGESLDGAVQRAFALLAARPGHQPVSDALQHALGAVRQGLPGPERVAELCGAGTAESLVGAAVYCALVAADVRHGLRLAVNHDGPSAATAALTGALLGALHGETALPPAWLAELEGRPTILELADDFAMEMTQGPALHGPGGSSPGWLARYPRA is encoded by the coding sequence GTGGGTGCGACTGCCGGTGCCGTCTGGGGGCGTACGGAGCAGCAGGATTTTCGTAGCCGGGTGCGGGGGACGCTGCTCGGCTTGGCCGTCGGGGACGCGCTGGGTGCGCCCGTGGACGGGCTGGGGATCGACGGGATCAGGGAGGCGTACGGGGCGGAGGGCCTGGTCGATCTGGCTCCCGCCTATGGCAGACGCGGTGCCGTCACCCATCTCACCCAGCTCACCCTGTTCTCCGTGGACGGGCTGATACGGGCCCAGGTGCGGCGGGACACCGGCGCCTGGCATCCGCCCACCGACCTGCACCGGGCCTATCTGCGCTGGGCCGCCACCCAGCGGGACTGGGGCCCCGACCTGCGGCGCAAGGACGACGGGTGGCTCGCGCGGGAGGAGTGGCTGTACGCGCGCAGGGATCCGAGTCGTGCGCTGCTCCTCGGGCTCGCCGACGAGACCATGGGGACTCCCGAGATGCCCAAGAACCCCGGTGAGCTCGGGCCCGAGGCCGCCGCCCGGTCCGCCCCGTTCGGGCTGCTCGTGGGGTGGGAGCCGCAGCTCGTCGCCCAGCTCGCGGTGGAGTGCGCGGCGCAGACCCACGGTCACCCCACGGCGTATCTCGCGGCGGGCGCGTACGCCGTGATCGTGCATGCCCTCGCTCTGGGGGAGAGCCTCGACGGAGCGGTGCAGCGGGCCTTCGCGCTGCTGGCCGCCCGGCCCGGGCACCAGCCCGTGTCGGACGCGCTCCAGCACGCGCTGGGTGCCGTACGGCAGGGGCTGCCCGGGCCGGAGCGCGTGGCCGAACTGTGCGGGGCCGGTACGGCGGAGAGCCTCGTCGGTGCCGCCGTGTACTGCGCCCTCGTCGCCGCCGACGTCCGGCACGGACTGAGGCTCGCCGTCAACCACGACGGCCCCTCCGCCGCCACCGCCGCGCTGACGGGCGCGCTGCTCGGCGCCCTGCACGGCGAGACGGCCCTCCCCCCGGCCTGGCTGGCCGAGCTGGAGGGCCGTCCCACGATCCTGGAACTGGCCGACGACTTCGCCATGGAGATGACCCAGGGGCCCGCCCTGCACGGGCCCGGGGGCTCGTCGCCGGGGTGGCTCGCCCGCTATCCGAGGGCCTGA
- a CDS encoding DUF4097 family beta strand repeat-containing protein — translation MQKFDTPAPISAVLDIPAGRVQLIAADRTDTTVEVLPADPSKSRDTKTAEKTTVAYADGVLRIRASASGNQLLGPSGAVEVTVRLPAGSHVEARADSTELRGVGRLGDVVFEGAYRQIKIDEAASLRLTAIDGDVEVGRLGGPAEISTARGDIRIAEALSGTVVLRTQSGDISVVAAAGVSAALDAGTGYGRVSNSLKNDGTAELDIHATTSHGDITARGL, via the coding sequence ATGCAGAAGTTCGACACCCCCGCCCCGATCTCCGCCGTCCTCGACATCCCCGCCGGACGCGTCCAGCTCATCGCCGCGGACCGTACCGACACCACCGTCGAGGTCCTGCCCGCCGACCCCTCCAAGAGCCGCGACACCAAGACCGCGGAGAAGACCACCGTCGCCTACGCCGACGGCGTCCTGCGGATCAGGGCCTCGGCCTCCGGCAACCAGCTCCTCGGCCCGTCCGGAGCCGTGGAGGTCACGGTCCGGCTGCCCGCCGGCTCCCACGTCGAGGCCAGGGCCGACAGCACGGAGCTCCGCGGCGTCGGGCGCCTCGGCGATGTCGTCTTCGAAGGCGCGTACCGCCAGATCAAGATCGATGAGGCCGCGAGCCTCCGCCTCACCGCGATCGACGGCGACGTCGAGGTCGGCCGGCTGGGCGGCCCCGCGGAGATCAGCACCGCGAGGGGCGACATCCGGATCGCCGAGGCCCTGAGCGGCACGGTCGTGCTCCGCACCCAGTCCGGCGACATCTCGGTCGTCGCCGCCGCGGGCGTCTCGGCCGCCCTGGACGCCGGCACCGGCTACGGCCGCGTCAGCAACTCCCTCAAGAACGACGGCACCGCCGAACTCGACATCCACGCGACCACCTCCCACGGCGACATCACCGCCCGCGGCCTCTGA
- a CDS encoding helix-turn-helix domain-containing protein, translated as MEDEEAAAVLRTVGRQIKMWREAAGLKQTELGSAIGYGEEMVSSVERARRIPKPDFLDKTDEVLGAGGKISAMKEDVEKARYPKTVRDLTKLEDQAVELGAYAALHIHGLLQTPEYAQALYAMRRPAYTEDEIERHVAARMARKAVFDRVPRALVTFVQEEMTLRRPFGGKMVLRRQLEHLFEVAELRHVEIQVMPMDREDHAAVMGSFRLLKLQDGKALGHTESQLYDRVISDPKDVQVLDMRYGMIRAQALSPRESLAFIEKVLGEET; from the coding sequence GTGGAGGACGAGGAAGCGGCGGCCGTGCTCAGGACGGTCGGGCGGCAGATCAAGATGTGGCGCGAGGCCGCCGGGTTGAAGCAGACGGAGCTGGGCTCGGCGATCGGGTACGGCGAGGAGATGGTTTCGTCCGTGGAGCGGGCGAGGCGGATCCCCAAGCCGGACTTCCTGGACAAGACCGATGAGGTGCTCGGCGCCGGCGGCAAGATCTCGGCGATGAAGGAGGACGTGGAGAAGGCCAGGTATCCGAAGACCGTGCGGGACCTGACGAAGCTGGAGGACCAGGCGGTCGAGCTCGGGGCCTACGCGGCTCTGCACATCCACGGGCTGTTGCAGACGCCGGAGTACGCCCAGGCGTTGTACGCCATGCGGCGGCCGGCCTACACCGAGGACGAGATCGAGCGTCACGTGGCCGCACGCATGGCACGGAAGGCCGTCTTCGATCGGGTACCCCGAGCGCTGGTCACGTTTGTCCAGGAAGAGATGACGCTGCGGCGGCCCTTCGGGGGCAAGATGGTGTTGCGCCGACAGCTCGAACACCTGTTCGAAGTGGCGGAGTTGCGGCACGTCGAGATCCAAGTGATGCCCATGGACAGGGAGGACCACGCGGCTGTGATGGGCTCGTTCCGGTTGCTGAAGCTCCAGGACGGCAAGGCCCTCGGTCACACGGAAAGCCAGCTGTACGACCGCGTGATCAGCGACCCAAAAGACGTACAGGTTCTCGATATGCGCTATGGCATGATCCGGGCGCAGGCCCTCTCGCCCCGCGAGTCACTGGCCTTCATCGAAAAAGTGCTGGGAGAAGAGACATGA
- a CDS encoding tetratricopeptide repeat protein, translating to MQDLIRQRTRAGFVGRSAERALFRGNFVTPPHDERHRFRFHVHGNAGVGKTFLLREWEQIAREQGALTAYVDDSAGSVPEVMAEISRQFAAQGRRLKDLDRLLAAHDARRHEAELAALAALDARTEDAGPSASGRVAARAGVVALGMVPVVGPLAGMLDSDQLAGGVDRVRDSVLSRFRDHEDVRLVFAPEQVLTPVLLRELSQVAASAPWIVLFLDTYERTAPYLDHWLHETMTTDRHGAMPATAVVVTAGQRPLDTALWGGLRDFVTDVPLSPFTEAEARGLLAGKGVTAEPVVEEVLRLTGGLPVLVSTLAESRPADPDDVGDPSATAVERFLKWERDPARRAAALSCALPRWLDADVFRAVTDCPEEQLEPLYAWLRSMPFVAERGGGRLRYHDVVRAPMLRAERSRSPRGWAERQRRLARTFRDWREETETGGDEPWADETWRSLRLAEVYHLLCAGERDALPQALRDFVHACDTGAGVAAQWARVLVDAGQDADAAVVAAWGTELTAALDAEGVIAALGLLLRRAVLDAPTQARARAVRGDELRGLAAYPQALAEYDLAVALDPELAVAYRHRAGIRRELGDDDAAIADLDRAVALEPDNSWYVALRGEHHRLARHHDEAIRDLSEGIRLDPANEFAWASRGATHERRGDLDAALFDLGRALDLKPDYAWAFARRARVWRALGDPRRQLADLDHALTLNPDWPWARCERGDALRAAGRDQEAVADFDRALALDPAYTSAYASRGTSLTHLGRHTEALADLNRAVELRPGYVWALCRRAVLYALMGRFEKARADVERVRELDSQALERLSDTDRAVLGSVLTG from the coding sequence ATGCAGGACCTGATACGGCAGCGGACCCGGGCCGGTTTCGTCGGCCGGTCCGCCGAACGGGCCCTGTTCCGCGGGAACTTCGTTACTCCTCCACACGACGAACGCCACCGCTTCCGCTTCCACGTCCACGGCAACGCGGGCGTCGGAAAGACCTTCCTGCTGCGGGAGTGGGAGCAGATCGCCCGCGAACAGGGCGCCCTGACCGCGTACGTGGACGACAGCGCCGGCAGCGTGCCGGAGGTGATGGCGGAGATCAGCCGCCAGTTCGCCGCGCAGGGACGCCGGTTGAAGGACCTCGACCGCCTGCTCGCCGCCCACGACGCACGCAGGCACGAGGCGGAGCTGGCCGCGCTCGCCGCACTGGACGCGCGGACGGAGGACGCGGGCCCGTCGGCGAGCGGGAGGGTGGCGGCCCGGGCCGGGGTGGTCGCGCTGGGGATGGTCCCGGTGGTCGGCCCCCTCGCGGGCATGCTCGACTCCGACCAACTCGCGGGCGGAGTGGACCGGGTTCGGGACAGCGTGCTGTCCCGCTTCCGCGACCACGAGGACGTGCGGCTGGTCTTCGCCCCGGAGCAGGTGCTCACGCCGGTCCTCCTGCGCGAACTCTCTCAGGTCGCCGCCTCGGCCCCCTGGATCGTCCTCTTCCTCGACACGTACGAGCGGACGGCACCGTACCTGGACCACTGGCTGCACGAGACGATGACCACCGACCGCCACGGCGCCATGCCCGCGACGGCAGTCGTGGTCACGGCGGGCCAACGTCCCCTGGACACCGCCCTGTGGGGCGGCCTGCGGGACTTCGTCACGGACGTCCCCCTGTCGCCCTTCACCGAGGCGGAGGCACGCGGTCTGCTGGCCGGCAAGGGCGTGACCGCCGAACCGGTCGTCGAGGAGGTCCTGCGCCTCACCGGCGGCCTGCCCGTCCTGGTCTCCACCCTCGCCGAGTCCCGCCCCGCCGACCCGGACGACGTGGGCGACCCGAGCGCCACGGCGGTGGAACGCTTCCTGAAGTGGGAGCGGGACCCGGCACGCCGAGCCGCCGCACTGTCCTGCGCGCTGCCGAGATGGCTGGACGCGGACGTGTTCCGGGCGGTCACCGACTGCCCCGAGGAACAACTGGAGCCGCTCTACGCGTGGTTGCGGAGCATGCCGTTCGTCGCCGAGCGCGGCGGGGGACGACTGCGCTACCACGACGTCGTACGGGCACCGATGCTGCGCGCGGAACGGAGCCGGTCGCCGCGCGGGTGGGCCGAGCGGCAGCGACGCCTGGCCCGGACGTTCCGCGACTGGCGGGAGGAGACGGAGACCGGCGGGGACGAGCCGTGGGCCGACGAGACGTGGCGGAGCCTGCGCCTGGCCGAGGTGTACCACCTCCTGTGCGCGGGTGAGCGGGACGCGCTGCCGCAGGCGCTGCGGGACTTCGTCCACGCCTGCGACACCGGTGCGGGCGTGGCCGCGCAGTGGGCGCGGGTGCTGGTGGACGCGGGACAGGACGCGGACGCGGCGGTGGTGGCCGCGTGGGGCACCGAACTGACGGCGGCACTCGACGCGGAGGGCGTCATCGCCGCACTCGGGCTGCTCCTGCGCCGCGCGGTGCTCGACGCGCCGACTCAGGCCCGGGCCCGGGCCGTACGGGGCGACGAGCTGCGCGGCCTGGCCGCGTACCCGCAGGCCCTCGCCGAGTACGACCTGGCCGTCGCCCTCGATCCGGAGCTGGCCGTCGCCTACCGTCACCGGGCCGGAATCCGCAGGGAGCTGGGCGACGACGACGCAGCGATCGCCGACCTGGACCGGGCCGTCGCGCTGGAGCCGGACAACTCCTGGTACGTCGCCCTGCGCGGCGAACACCACCGGCTCGCCCGGCACCACGACGAGGCCATCCGGGACCTGAGCGAAGGGATCCGCCTCGACCCGGCCAACGAGTTCGCCTGGGCCTCCCGGGGCGCCACGCACGAACGCCGCGGAGACCTGGACGCCGCCCTCTTCGACCTGGGCCGGGCACTGGACCTCAAGCCGGACTACGCCTGGGCGTTCGCCCGCCGCGCCCGGGTCTGGCGCGCGCTGGGCGACCCCCGACGTCAGCTGGCCGACCTCGACCACGCCCTCACCCTGAACCCCGACTGGCCCTGGGCCCGCTGCGAACGCGGCGACGCGCTGCGCGCCGCCGGCCGCGACCAGGAGGCTGTCGCCGACTTCGACCGTGCGCTCGCCCTGGACCCCGCCTACACCTCGGCGTACGCGAGCCGGGGCACGTCCCTCACCCACCTCGGCCGCCACACGGAGGCACTCGCCGACCTGAACCGGGCGGTGGAACTGCGGCCGGGGTATGTCTGGGCGTTGTGCCGCCGGGCGGTGCTGTACGCACTCATGGGGCGGTTCGAGAAGGCACGGGCCGATGTGGAAAGAGTCCGGGAACTCGACTCCCAGGCACTGGAACGCCTTTCAGATACCGACCGTGCGGTATTGGGATCGGTCCTCACCGGGTGA
- a CDS encoding DUF2165 domain-containing protein: MATSPTSRRGGALSLAATLLTASVALYMALVAFGNITDFGTNQQFVRHVLAMDTTFKDEDLMWRAITSTGLQDTAYVLIIVWETVAALVLIYGSWLWARRDQQQARRMSTYGLLMVLLLFGAGFIAIGGEWFSMWQSKSWNGLDAATRVFLFSGLVLIVNHLPSKQADSTT, from the coding sequence ATGGCCACCTCCCCCACCTCACGCCGCGGCGGCGCGCTGTCTCTCGCCGCCACCCTGCTCACCGCCTCCGTCGCCCTCTACATGGCACTGGTCGCGTTCGGGAACATCACCGACTTCGGCACCAACCAGCAGTTCGTCCGGCATGTGCTGGCGATGGACACCACGTTCAAGGACGAGGACCTGATGTGGCGGGCCATCACCAGTACGGGGCTTCAGGACACCGCGTACGTACTGATCATCGTCTGGGAGACCGTCGCCGCGCTGGTCCTCATATACGGGAGCTGGCTGTGGGCCAGACGTGATCAGCAGCAGGCCCGGCGGATGTCCACGTACGGGCTGCTGATGGTGTTGCTGCTGTTCGGCGCCGGGTTCATCGCGATCGGCGGTGAGTGGTTCTCCATGTGGCAGTCGAAGAGCTGGAACGGGCTGGACGCCGCCACCCGCGTGTTCCTGTTCAGCGGGCTGGTGCTGATCGTCAACCACCTGCCGTCCAAGCAGGCGGACTCGACTACCTGA